TTAATCCGTCCACAACAGAAAAAGCAGAAAGCTGTACAGCGAATGCAGTCGGACTTGCAAAAAGGAGATAGAATCGTGACGATTGGAGGAATGCACGGTACCATTCATGCGATTGATGAAGGTACGTTAGTGATCAGTGTGCAAGATGGAACTCAGCTGAAGTTCGATCGTTCTTCTGTTCGTGAAAAACTAAATCAAGACTAATAAGAAAGTACTGTTACATACAGGACCTTCTTTATAAAAACAAGAAAAAAATCCCGATTAATTCGGGATTTTTTTAATGCTTTACACTTCTTC
This window of the Halobacillus sp. Marseille-Q1614 genome carries:
- the yajC gene encoding preprotein translocase subunit YajC, translated to METLVGLLPIILMFVIFYFLLIRPQQKKQKAVQRMQSDLQKGDRIVTIGGMHGTIHAIDEGTLVISVQDGTQLKFDRSSVREKLNQD